ATCTCAACAACTTATCTTTGGAATTCTTGGAAGTGATACATTCTTTCCGTTGAACGTAGAAACTCAGACTTCGGAATCAAGCGAAGAAGAAGTATCGCCCGAACTGCAGGAAGAACTTAAGAATTTGGAAAACACAAAAGTCCCCGGAGACAAAGTGCCTGAGTTCTTAAACGAAAGATATAATATCAAAAGTCAAAAACTCCGTTATCTTTCCTTTTATCACATTCCGGTTGCAGAAAGAAGAAAAAGAAAAAAAGAAGAATTCTATAGAAGATTTATAGAAGAACAAAATTTTGATCGAAACGATCCTTCGATTCAAAATGCTCTGCAAGCTCTCAATAAAAAGAAAGACGGTTATCCGAAGAGTTTTCTCTTTCAGATAGAAGTTTATTTAGGAATTTATTATGGAGTTAGAATCGGAGTCAACCCCGCGGAGCTGGTAGATTTTTTACTCGGACTCGCGGGATTGGATTTGTTAGAAGACGATACTGCCGATTAGAGTTTGTATTCCATCTTTTTGATGACGCCCTTTTTATCGATCGTCAGCTTGATGAATTTTGTATCGTCAGTGATACTCGCCGGTTTCTCCGCCAATGTTTTATAAGAATTTTTTTGATATTCCGTAGAAACAAGATACCACTCTAAAACGGCCCCGTCTTGTGTATTCAATTCCACTGATGGAGTTCCCAAGACCGCCTCCGCTTTCAAACGTTTATCTCCTTCCTTGATCATTCCGACTTCGAAAGTTCTGATATCCGAATTTGGCTGATATTCCTGTTTAGGAGGTTGTTTCTTATCCTCCGATTTACAAAACGAAAGAACGGAGAGACATGCTAAAATCATAAGCGCTGAAAATATTTGTTTCATCGTAATTTTCTCTAAGTTTGAATTTTGAACTGCTATACTTATCTCTATTTTAGGTCTGTCGAGATTAAAAAACGAATTAAAATTTAAAAAATTCTTCTTTAACACCGCTTAAGAATCACGATGGTTCCATGAAAGAAAGGGGAGATACGATTCAAACGATTCTTCTAACCGGTGGAAGCGGATCATTGGGTCTTGTCCTTTTGCCGAGGTTATTGGAAAAATACAGAGTCGTCTGTTTAGGGCGAAATTTATCTTCTTTCCCAAACTCGATCCGCTTTAATCCTAACTTTGTATTTTACGAATTTGATCTCGAAGGATCGAAAGAACTTAGTCTCAAGGAAGAGCCGGAATTTATAGTTCATCTCGCTGGAAAGGTCAGCGGCGAAGGATCGAGTTACGAAGATTACAAAAGAGGAAACGAATTAGCGACACAAAAGATTCTTAACTTCGCATCTAAACGCAAAAAGACCGGAATACTTTTTTCCAGTTCTACTTCAGTTTACGGATTTTCCGACTCACCCGTTGCAGAAACTTCTGCCTTGCATGGAAAGACCTTCTACGCTATTTCCAAAATCGAGTGTGAAACACTCATACAAAAATCAAAAAACAAATACGTCATCCTGCGGATCGCTTCCGTCTACGGTCCGACAAACAAAAGTTTTCTAAATAAGTTGTTCCGAATTTTCCAATACGGAATCTTGCTTTGCTCGGGAAATTCGAATTTTAAAAAATCGATGGTCTATTCTTCCGATGTAGTCGATGTAATCTTCCTCGTTTTAGAAAAATGGAAAAAAGCATCTGGAAAAATTTACAACGTGGCTCATCCAAAACCTTTTTCCTTTTCGGAACTTGAAAATTTATTTCGAAAAATCTTTCCGGGAAAATTCTATGTCCGGTTTCGATTTAAGGGAATCGTTCTATTACTCTTCCACATTCTCAACGCGGCTTATTCTAAATTTACCAAGCGAAAGATAAACTTAGAATATATACAAGAGTCGTCTATCGTGGATTCTTCCCGAATTCAAAAAGATCTTGGGTTTGAATTTAAAATTTCGTTCGAAGAGGGAGTTCGCGAAATCTCCCAAAGAAAATTGAAAGATTAAGAATCCGCTTTTTCAGAAAGAATTTTTAACAAATGCTCAAGATCATTCTTAAGATCCGTTAAATTCCTTTTATCAACGTCTAAGTTTTCAAGAAGCTTGTCCGGAACACAGACTGCTTTTTCTTTTAGTTTTTTTCCTTTCGAAGAAAGAAAAATCTGAACGGAACGTTCGTCTTCCGATGATCTCTTTCTATGAACCAATTCGGATTCTTCCAAACGTTTTAGAAGTGGGGTTAAGGTTCCGGAATCTAAGTATAATTTTTTTCCGATCTCCTTTACGTTGCATCCGTCTTCTTTCCAAAGAATCAAAAGTACCAAATACTGAGGATACGTAAGACCCAGTTCTTCTAGGATCGGTCGATACAACGAAGTAACTGCCCTGGAACAAGCATACAACGGAAAACAAATTTGATTTTCTAAAAAGAGTTCTTTAGCGATCATAAATACTCCGTCCTGAATTTACAAGACGGGGTTATCCTTATTTTTTTAGAAGGTCTTGGATTTCTTTTTCGATTTTTTCAGGCGTAGTAATCGGCGCATAACGTTTGATCACCTTTCCATTTTTATCGACCAAAAATTTCGTAAAATTCCATTTGATCGAATTCCCAAAAAAACCGGAAGCTTCGTTTCTAAGAAAACGAAAGACAGGATGAGCGTTGTCGCCGTTCACGTCGATCTTTTTGAAAATCGGAAATTCCACTCCGTAATTTCTTTGACAGAAACTTTTGATCGCCTCATCCGAACCGGGTTCTTGGTGTTTGAATTGGTCGCATGGAAATCCTAAAACTTCCAATCCTTCGGAGTTATATTTCTTATAAAGGTCTTGAAGCGCAGCATACTGAGGAGTAAACGCGCATTCGCTGGCTGTATTTACGATTAAGAGGACTTTTCCTTTGTAATCTTCTAATTTCTGTTCTTTGCCGCTATTCAAAGTAGCTGTCAGGTCATACAATTTCTGGCTCATTTCAATCTCCATTTAGATTGTGCACAATTTAATTTTACAAAATATAATTTCACAAATTCGGTCAAGAAGATTTTATTATTTTTTAGGAAACAAAGCCGAAGAACTCTAAGGGGTTGATTTTTTACAGATCCACTTAGAATGAATCCTATGAGTTCTAAGCACAAAATTCTGATTCCGCTCCCTTCGGAAGACTTCGATCCTTCGGAAGCCGCCATTCCTTGGAAAGTTCTTAAAGAGAATGATTTCGAAGTGGTTTTCGCGACTCCGGACGGAAAACCGGCCAAAGCTGACTTTAGAATGCTGACAGGCAAAGGACTCGGAATCTGGAAACTCATTCTGATCGCTCATAAGAACGCAAGAGCAGCGTATCAGGAAATGTCAAAAGATTCTAATTTTTTAAATCCTATTTCATACAAAGATCTGAAACCCGAAAATTTTTCCGGCGTGATTCTTCCCGGAGGCCACGCGCCTGGAATGAAGGAATATTTAGAATCAAAGATTCTCCAGAACTTTGTAGGTGCTTTTTTTGCTACGGGGAAACCACTCGGCGCAATTTGTCACGGCGTTGTGTTGGCAGCGAGAAGCAAACTTCCTGGAACCGATCAGTCGATTCTTTTCGGTAAAAAAACAACGGCGCTTTTGAAGTCTCAAGAAATGGCTGCTTGGAATCTCACTCGACTGTGGTTGGGCGATTATTATAGAACCTATTCTCAATCCGTGGAAGACGAAGTGAAAGCAAACTTAAAAGATCCAAAGGATTTTCACTTCGGACCAAAGCCGATTTTCAGAGACAATCATAAGAAAATCAAAAGAGGTCATTCTCTTACGGATGGAAACTATGTTTCTTCTCGATGGCCCGGCGACGCTCATTCTTTTGTAAATTCTTTCATGAAGTTATTTTAACATTCTCAATTTGAGCGATTCCACAGTCTAAAAAATTCAGGAAATAGAATGCAAGATCATAGCTTACTGATAACCCTCATCGTTTTTCTTTCGGCGGCCGTCATCTCGGTTCCTCTTTTTAAAAAAATGGGATTGGGTTCGGTAGTCGGTTATCTCATCGGAGGAACGATTATCGGACCTTGGGGAATCGGACTTATCACAGATGTGGAAAGCATTTTACATCTTTCAGAATTCGGCGTGATTCTACTTTTATTTCTGATCGGTTTGGAATTAAAGCCGCAGAGACTCTGGGTATTGAGAAGACCGGTTTTCGGGTTAGGCGGTCTCCAAGTAATTCTTACTTCGTTGATCTTCTTTGGAGTGTTATCACTGCTTGGATTGACCAACGCGCAAGCGATCGTAATTAGTATTAGCATTTCCTTATCTTCTACCGCGTTCGCGCTTCAAGTATTAGGTGAAAAGAATGAACTAAATACAGCTCACGGTAGAAGCGCATTCGCGATTCTTCTTTTCCAAGATTTAGCGGTGATTCCAGTGATGGCGATCCTTCCTTTTTTAGGAGAACCTACGGGAGAGGCCGGGAACCAAAACGGGCTTATGCCCATTCTCATAGCGATTGGAACGATTCTCGGAGTTATCCTCGCCGGAAGATTTTTAGCGAGGCCGTTGTTTCGACTCGTAGCTTCCTCCGGAAATCACGAAATCTTTACTGCGCTTTCTTTGTTAATCGTAGTCGGTCTTTCTCTCTTGATGGATCAGGTCGGACTTTCCATGGCTCTCGGTTCCTTTTTAGGCGGAGTTATTCTCGCCGATTCGGAATACAGACACGAGTTAGAATCGAATCTAGAACCGTTTAAAGGTTTGCTCTTAGGTCTTTTCTTTTTGGCTGTTGGAATGTCGATTAATCTTGGAGAGGTCCTAAAAGATCCGATCCTTGTGATTCTTTTTGCGTTAGGCCTCATGTCGATCAAAGCGCTCGTCCTTTACTTTCTGGGAAGAGTTACCAAACAAACTGAGGAAACGTCTCTCAATCTCGCTGTTACGATTTCACAAGGCGGCGAATTTGCCTTTGTCATTTTAGGAGTCGGAGTTTCTCTTTCTATTTTGCCGAGAGAAAGAGCCGATCTCGTAATCGCCGTAGTAACTCTTTCTATGGGCCTGACTCCGATTCTTGGTCTCGTCAAAGACAAGGTTGTCGATTTATTTTTTAAAAAATCGGAAGAACAAGAAGATGATAATATTGAAGAACAAAATCGTGTAATCATCGCAGGCTTTGGAAGATTTGGACAAATCATCGCAAGGATGTTATTCGTACATAGAATCGGATTTACCGCTCTGGAACACAATCCGGACCAAGTCAATGTCGCAAGAAAATTCGGATATAAGATTTACTACGGCGACGCGAGTAAGCTGAGTCTTCTACGCTCTGCGGGTGCGGAACAAGCAGATCTTTTTATATTAGCAGTTCAAGATATAGATATTTCGGTAAAAATTGCAGAGACCGTAAAAAAACATTTCCCGAATCTCACGATCATCGCACGTGCTCGAAATAGAGAACACGTTTTTAAATTGTTGGAGCTCGGTGTAAAAATTATTCGCAGAGATACTTTCGCTTCCGCACTTGAATTGGCAGGCGAAACTTTGAGCCACCTGGGTTTTATGGATTCGGAAGTGGAACAAAAAGTTAGAAAGTTCCGCGCTCACGACGAGCTTACTCTCAAAGGACAATATCAAGTCCGACACAATGAAAAAGAGTTTATACAATTTTCTAAGAACTCGATTCGTCAGTTGGAGGCCGCTTTCGAGGCCGACCGTTTAGAAAAGGAAGGAAGAACTGGCAGCTGAACTTGACTAACAGGATTCAGTTGCCTCAAAACGAACGATTTGATAAAAAAAGAATCAAATCGAATGCAAGTTATTCAATAAATTATTCTTCGTTTATTTTTTAACTCTATTTCCCTTCAAAAATATAACCCTAACCCGGTTTTTCTCTGTCTTTTAGATCCCGTTTGCCGGATATGTTCAATATAGGAAACTTTTCTGGTTCGGACTTCCCATAGAGTTCGGATCGGAGAAATCCAATTCTCTTCACTATTCTCTCCGGAGTGGCTCTTTATCGAGCCGCTCCGATTTTTTGAATACAAAATCCAATTCCGGTCTGTTTAGTCTTTTTATAAAGAAGCCAATCCCTTTCCGATATTTTCCAAATTTAGAATT
This is a stretch of genomic DNA from Leptospira tipperaryensis. It encodes these proteins:
- a CDS encoding monovalent cation:proton antiporter-2 (CPA2) family protein, translating into MQDHSLLITLIVFLSAAVISVPLFKKMGLGSVVGYLIGGTIIGPWGIGLITDVESILHLSEFGVILLLFLIGLELKPQRLWVLRRPVFGLGGLQVILTSLIFFGVLSLLGLTNAQAIVISISISLSSTAFALQVLGEKNELNTAHGRSAFAILLFQDLAVIPVMAILPFLGEPTGEAGNQNGLMPILIAIGTILGVILAGRFLARPLFRLVASSGNHEIFTALSLLIVVGLSLLMDQVGLSMALGSFLGGVILADSEYRHELESNLEPFKGLLLGLFFLAVGMSINLGEVLKDPILVILFALGLMSIKALVLYFLGRVTKQTEETSLNLAVTISQGGEFAFVILGVGVSLSILPRERADLVIAVVTLSMGLTPILGLVKDKVVDLFFKKSEEQEDDNIEEQNRVIIAGFGRFGQIIARMLFVHRIGFTALEHNPDQVNVARKFGYKIYYGDASKLSLLRSAGAEQADLFILAVQDIDISVKIAETVKKHFPNLTIIARARNREHVFKLLELGVKIIRRDTFASALELAGETLSHLGFMDSEVEQKVRKFRAHDELTLKGQYQVRHNEKEFIQFSKNSIRQLEAAFEADRLEKEGRTGS
- a CDS encoding LIC13411 family adhesin, which produces MFIFSIVSNCSTYLQNRKNDFKDIFTAGVEDPGYGAGLRIGPLAAGFVFQGGESSPGRRDLGKGYGLRGGHFGAYRSQQLIFGILGSDTFFPLNVETQTSESSEEEVSPELQEELKNLENTKVPGDKVPEFLNERYNIKSQKLRYLSFYHIPVAERRKRKKEEFYRRFIEEQNFDRNDPSIQNALQALNKKKDGYPKSFLFQIEVYLGIYYGVRIGVNPAELVDFLLGLAGLDLLEDDTAD
- a CDS encoding glutathione peroxidase; the protein is MSQKLYDLTATLNSGKEQKLEDYKGKVLLIVNTASECAFTPQYAALQDLYKKYNSEGLEVLGFPCDQFKHQEPGSDEAIKSFCQRNYGVEFPIFKKIDVNGDNAHPVFRFLRNEASGFFGNSIKWNFTKFLVDKNGKVIKRYAPITTPEKIEKEIQDLLKK
- a CDS encoding type 1 glutamine amidotransferase domain-containing protein, with translation MSSKHKILIPLPSEDFDPSEAAIPWKVLKENDFEVVFATPDGKPAKADFRMLTGKGLGIWKLILIAHKNARAAYQEMSKDSNFLNPISYKDLKPENFSGVILPGGHAPGMKEYLESKILQNFVGAFFATGKPLGAICHGVVLAARSKLPGTDQSILFGKKTTALLKSQEMAAWNLTRLWLGDYYRTYSQSVEDEVKANLKDPKDFHFGPKPIFRDNHKKIKRGHSLTDGNYVSSRWPGDAHSFVNSFMKLF
- a CDS encoding NAD-dependent epimerase/dehydratase family protein, whose translation is MKERGDTIQTILLTGGSGSLGLVLLPRLLEKYRVVCLGRNLSSFPNSIRFNPNFVFYEFDLEGSKELSLKEEPEFIVHLAGKVSGEGSSYEDYKRGNELATQKILNFASKRKKTGILFSSSTSVYGFSDSPVAETSALHGKTFYAISKIECETLIQKSKNKYVILRIASVYGPTNKSFLNKLFRIFQYGILLCSGNSNFKKSMVYSSDVVDVIFLVLEKWKKASGKIYNVAHPKPFSFSELENLFRKIFPGKFYVRFRFKGIVLLLFHILNAAYSKFTKRKINLEYIQESSIVDSSRIQKDLGFEFKISFEEGVREISQRKLKD
- a CDS encoding LIC13410 family lipoprotein, translating into MKQIFSALMILACLSVLSFCKSEDKKQPPKQEYQPNSDIRTFEVGMIKEGDKRLKAEAVLGTPSVELNTQDGAVLEWYLVSTEYQKNSYKTLAEKPASITDDTKFIKLTIDKKGVIKKMEYKL
- a CDS encoding MarR family winged helix-turn-helix transcriptional regulator codes for the protein MIAKELFLENQICFPLYACSRAVTSLYRPILEELGLTYPQYLVLLILWKEDGCNVKEIGKKLYLDSGTLTPLLKRLEESELVHRKRSSEDERSVQIFLSSKGKKLKEKAVCVPDKLLENLDVDKRNLTDLKNDLEHLLKILSEKADS